One window from the genome of Melospiza georgiana isolate bMelGeo1 chromosome 13, bMelGeo1.pri, whole genome shotgun sequence encodes:
- the SNAPC5 gene encoding snRNA-activating protein complex subunit 5 encodes MLSRLQELRREEETLLRVKAALHDQLRRLRVEELALQSMIRAGEEDVSVPLPALAEDTQQTLGQMDNEAAINQTELHLSLQDDKEEEEEEEEESDS; translated from the exons ATGCTGAGCCGGCTGCAGGAGCTGCGCCGCGAGGAGGAGACGCTGCTGCGGGTCAAGGCGGCGCTGCACGACCAGCTCCGCCGGCTGCGG GTGGAGGAGCTGGCGCTGCAGTCCATGATCAGGGCCGGCGAGGAGGACGTCTctgtgcccctgccagccctggccgaGGACACTCAGCAG ACTCTTGGGCAGATGGACAATGAAGCTGCCATCAATCAAACTGAGTTACACCTCAGTCTTCAGGATGataaagaggaggaggaggaagaggaggaggaatctGATTCTTGA
- the RPL4 gene encoding large ribosomal subunit protein uL4, with protein MACARPLISVYSEKGEASGKNVTLPAVFKAPIRPDVVNFVHTNLRKNNRQPYAVSELAGHQTSAESWGTGRAVARIPRVRGGGTHRSGQGAFGNMCRGGRMFAPTKTWRRWHRRVNITQKRYAICSALAASALPALVMSKGHRIEEIPELPLVVEDKVEGYKKTKEAVLLLKKLKAWNDIKKVYASQRMRAGKGKMRNRRRIQRRGPCIIYNEDNGIIRAFRNIPGITLLNVNKLNLLRLAPGGHVGRFCIWTESAFRKLDDLYGTWRKAATLKSDYNLPMHKMTNTDIGRIMRSQEIQKALRAPKKKIQRRVLKKNPLKNLRIMIKLNPYAKTMRRNTILRHAQNHKLKEEKKAKALAKLAAAKAPAATKAEPPAKKAKTSKAAKPAAKAEAKA; from the exons ATG GCTTGCGCTCGGCCGCTGATCTCCGTGTACTCCGAGAAGGGAGAGGCGTCGGGCAAGAACGTGACGCTGCCCGCCGTGTTCAAGGCGCCCATCCGGCCCGACGTGGTCAACTTCGTGCACACCAACCTGCGCAAGAACAACCGGCAGCCCTACGCCGTCAGCGAGCTGGCAG GTCACCAGACCAGTGCTGAATCATGGGGTACTGGCAGAGCTGTTGCTCGAATCCCGCGTGTCCGGGGTGGTGGCACTCACCGCTCTGGCCAGGGTGCCTTCGGCAAT ATGTGTCGTGGTGGCCGCATGTTCGCCCCGACCAAGACCTGGCGGCGCTGGCACCGCAGGGTGAACATCACGCAGAAGCGTTACgccatctgctctgctctggctgcctctgccctgccagccctggtcATGTCTAAAG GCCACCGTATCGAGGAGATTCCAGAACTTCCTCTGGTTGTTGAGGACAAAGTTGAGGGCTACAAGAAGACCAAGGAAGCTGTTCTCCTCCTGAAGAAGCTTAAAGCTTGGAATGACATCAAAAAG gtTTACGCCTCCCAGCGCATGCGGGCCGGGAAGGGCAAGATGAGGAATCGGCGCCGCATCCAGCGCAGGGGACCCTGCATCATCTACAACGAGGACAACGGCATCATCAGAGCTTTCCGGAACATCCCCG gaatCACTCTGCTGAACGTGAACAAGCTGAACCTGCTGCGCCTGGCTCCCGGGGGCCACGTGGGGCGTTTCTGCATCTGGACTGAGAGCGCGTTCCGCAAGCTGGACGATCTGTACGGCACCTGGCGCAAGGCAGCCACGCTCAAGAGCGACTACAA CCTGCCCATGCACAAGATGACCAATACGGATATTGGAAGAATCATGAGAAGCCAGGAAATCCAGAAGGCCCTGCGTGCTCCAAA GAAGAAGATTCAGCGCAGGGTCCTGAAGAAGAACCCTCTGAAGAACCTGAGAATCATGATCAAGCTGAACCCGTATGCCAAAACCATGCGGCGCAACACCATCCTGCGGCACGCGCAGAAC CACAAACtcaaggaagagaagaaagcaaaGGCCCTGGCCAAGCTGGCAGCTGCCAAGGCCCCGGCTGCAACCAAGGCAGAGCCCCCTGCCAAGAAGGCCAAGACATCCAAGGCCGCCAAGCCCGCAGCAAAGGCCGAGGCCAAGGCATAA